GAGATGCTCTCACACAGCCAAGAAGTAAAAAGTCCCTTCCCTCCAGATCTCAGTTTTCCCTGGAAAActagaagcagcagcagcagcagtggctCACCTCTGGTGATCCTTTCAGGAGTTCAGACCTGGTGGAGTCCTTGGCTTCCCCTCGATCacaaggagggaggcagggtggtTGCTGTCCACGTGGCATAACTCCTCAAAGCAGTGGGAGTAGAAGGACCAAAATCTGTAAAAGGGCCTAGCAGATCCAGCCAATTTTGTGGTCTTCAGTGGTTGAAAGCCCACATGACTTCTCTCTTCTCGACTCTGTTCCACTGAAGGAAGGTTACACTGCAGAGGTCAACTCCAGCCAGTGGCACAACCCCTCCAGGGAAACTGCTAATAGAGGCTGAGACTGAGGAACTCAGGAAGAGATCTCAAGAAGGATGGGGGTTGGGAGAGCCAAGTCCATTCCCCCAACATTCTCACCACCACCAGCTCTGGGCTCTCTTGATAACCAGGGCCTGCTGCACTCACCTGATAACACTTGTCCTCTCATCTTCCTGGGTCTTTCAGCCACCCAACACACACTTCCTCCAtcccaattttttaattaagctatttatttatttatttatttatttatttatttatttatttatttagagagcacacgagcaggggaggggcagagagagagggagagacagagagaatcccaagcaggctctgcaccaccagcacagagccgatgtaaggctcaaactcagaaactgtgagatcatgacttgggcctaaatcaagagtcagatgcttaactgactgagccccccaggagccccgaggtttatttttatgtttagatctttaatccatgtGGAATTCATCCTTATGTATGAactagtttgatttttttcccttctaaacgGATAGGGAGCTGTCTCAAGTtgcttgttttaaaaagtcaccctCATCATACACTAAGATCTACATACACATGGATCTGATTCTGGACtcctgttttattatttgtttgtttattcctgaTCCAACACCACAGTATTTTAATCATTGTACTTTTATAGTATGTTTTGATTTCTGCTCCTTGCTTCCTGAGACACACCCCTCCTGGCCTCCATGACACACTTGTTTATTCTTCATTATACCTCTCTGGCTACTCCTTACTCCCCTCCacagtctcttctctctctgctcatcccctaaATATTAGTGTCTTCAGGATCCTAGCTCATCCTTATTCTACTTGCCTTCCCTGGGTGATCTTAACCACACCTATACTGATGACTCTCAAACACATCTCTATTATCAATTATCAATAGTGTTCCTAAATATCTCTTTACTGTCCAATGGAACAGGAAACTCACTATATACAAAATGGAACTCATCTTTTCTCCATACCTACACACCAGTAAACCTGGTCTTCCTTTAGGGTTCTCCCTTCATTGAATGGCACAACTGGCCATATAGTTGTTCATCTTAAAAAACCTGCTTGTCTTAGTAGTCTCtatcccttctcctcttcctgcgGACAACCACCAAGTCATGGTCGTTGGACATCCTAAATATCTCTAGGGTTCACCCAATTCTCTCCACCCTACCGTGACTGCCATAGTTCAGGCCTCTTTTATCAATGCACTTGGGTAACCGCAGTCACTAGCTTTAATTGAtattcctgcttcctctctcatCCTCCCTGTAATATAATCTATCCACTGCAGCCAGTGTAGagattaaatttataaatttaatcatGTCACTCCCCTACTTAAAGCTTTCAAAGCTTCCTCATCCCCCTACAGGATCAAGTTTAAACTTTTTAACATGGCTTATAAAGCTTTGCCATAATCTGGATCCTGTTTTTCTACCACAGCCTTAACTCTTTATAATGTGAACCCTTTTCATTCCTTGGATGAAGGATGCTCTTGTCTCTCAAGGTCTCCAGGATAGGTAGGTCCTCCTCTTTACCTTTACTCATTCTATAGGTCACAGTTTCTTGGGCACATTTCCTCTGGGACCACCCCTCTCTTCCACATCAGCTAGGTTAGGCACTCGCTTCTTCGCATCCACAGCCCGTGCACACCTCACTGCATATAATTCATCACGTGGGATCGTATTTATAGGTGGCAAACCCCTTGAGGACAGCGACTGCCTCCTGTTTGTTTGCCACAGTCTCCAGCACCTAGGACAGGGCCTGGCACCAAGTAGGTGCCCAGCGAATAGTGAACGCAGGAGAGAATGCGTGAGGGCGAGGGTCCTCTGGAAGGCAGAACTTAGTGTCTGAGACAGCGTGGGTTCTCTGTACAGTTAGGGCTCGGCGTACCTGTGAGGGAGTGTTGCTAGGGAGCACAGGGATCAAAACCTAGCTCGGCCCAGCCTCCATTACTGCAGCGGTGCAgtgcccccgcccctccaccGCCGAAGCGGAAGTGGAGGCGTGGGCTTCCCATGATACCTCGCGGGGCGCCTGTTCAAACCGCacggagaagagggaggaggtagTGATGGCGGCTCCGGAGCCGGAAGTGCTGTGTCCGGCCACAGTACCTGGTAAGGACTGGGGTCCGGAGCTCGGGGAGCCTTGGGGACCTGTTTCTTCTCTACACCGCTCTCCAGCCTTTTAGCCCATGACCCTTTCTCTGGCCCTTCTTCCTTGTCCCCATTTCCTGGCTCCCGCCCGGCCCCACGGACTCCATCGCCCCCTCGGTCCTGGATCCCACTGGTTCGTCCCCACTGTTGTCTTCCTCTGGGCGGCACTCTGGACCCCGCTTGATTACAGCTACAGTAAACTAATTTCCCCAGATCAGGGATTCCACTTTCTGAGCGGAGGCCTGGTCACGGTGTCTGAAATTCTCCTTTCCCCCAGCTTCCATCCGGCGTCACTTAAATCCCCGTAAGCGTCTGGGGTCGGGAGTCTCCTAGCCGCCACCCACACAGGAGTTTGCGGAGGGAATGTGTCGGGCTGTTCCCTCCGCAGTACAAGGGAATGAGAAGACTGACTTTGGCTTTTAAGTTTTTCAAGTGTCTGCCTTGTTCCTCTGCGCACCTACTAGAATTGGAATGGTATGAGAAGTCAGAGGAAACCCACGCCCCCCAGATAGAACTACTTGAGACTACCTCCGCTCAAGAACCTTCCAACCTTTCGGAGCCCTTTCGCCCCAGAGACTGCATGGTGCCAGTGGTGTTTCCCGGGCCTGTGAGCCAGGAAGGCTGCTGTCGGTTTACTTGTGAACTTCTAAAGCATATCATGTACCAACGCCAACAACTGCCTCTGCCCTATGAACAGCTTAAGCACTTCTACCGAAAACCTTCTCCCCAGGTAGGCACAGGCTTTGGGAGAAAGCTGGTGGGAGACTGTGTAAAGGGGTTCTGAAGAGTCTTCAGGGCCTGTCAGCCTAAGCAGCTGTAAGGAATGTGTTTCAGCCCCAGGACTTTAGTTATTTTCTCCTCACCCCAGTCTTTGATATTGATAGCCTAACCCCTCtcgcattttctcattttcttttctggaaaactgCTTTTGTGTTGCATTTTGGCTTCATGAACTGACCCTGTAGTTTTAGTGTTTTTTctcccccgtttttttttttttaatattttttgagtttatttatttattttgagagagagagcatgcaagcaggggagaggcagagagagagaaagagggaagcaggcttggcagggtcagcacagagcctgacttggggctggaactcccaaactgtgagatcatgacctgagccgaaatcaagtcagacacttaactgactgagccacccaggcaccccatctccccaaattttcatctctttgtttttatgttttactttatggGGGACTTCCTTGACTTGATATTCTAactcttctataatttttttcttttttggcaatcATAGTCTTAAGAGctctttttcatgtttcttcttcttttttttttttaagcttatttatttattttgagagagagagagagagagagcgtgcgtgcacaagcggggtaggggcagagatagagggggagagaatcccaagcaggctccatgctgccagcacagagactgacacggggctcaaacccacaaactgtgagatcatgacctgagtggaaatcaagagttggatgcttaaccaactgagccacccagatgcctctcatgtttcttaaaaaaaaaaaaaaaaaaaaaattattttattttattttatttatttttatttatttttatttttttgggacagagagagacagagcatgaacgggggaggggcagagagagagggagacacagaatcggaaacaggctccaggctctgagccatcagcccagagcctgacgcggggctcgaactcacggaccgcgagatcgtgacctggctgaagtcggatgcttaaccgactgcgccacccaggcgccccaaaaaaatcttttttaacatttatttatttttgagaagagagagcatgagtgggggaggagagagaaagagggagacacagaatctgaaacaggctctgggctctgagctgtcagcacagagcccgacgcggggcttgaactcacagactgtgagatcatgacctgagctgaagtcggaggcttaactgactgagccacccaggtgccccatcatgtttctttttttaaatagcatccTGTTGTTTCACAtctatatgattttcttttacttgagAATATTAATTGCTGTATTTTTGAAGTTGTCCTCTGttcctttcagtttcttttagattcattttcctgtttgttttggtCTCGGTCATGTTAGAGGCTTTTATTCTGTCTCTGGTGAGggatacctggatggctcagtcagttgagtgtccgactggctcaagtcatgatctcatgttcatgggttccagccctacatcgggctctgtgccgacagctcagagcctggagcctgcttcagattctgtgtctacctctctgcccctttctctctcttgctctctctctctctctctctcaaaaataaacaaacattttttatttaaaaaatttttttttaatgtttttttaaatttatttttgagacagagacagagcatgagcaggggaggggcagagagagagagggaaacacagaatctgaagcaggctccaggctccaagctgttagcacagagcccaacgcggggctcaaactcacggactgtgagatcatgacctaagctgaagtcggacacttaaccgactaagccacccaggtgcccctaaataaacatttaaaaaaaaaacaccataaatcGGTGAAAGCTCTGTATGCCTGGCTGGGCCTTGTGAGCTGATAGACTTCACTTCAAGAATACTGGGTAGGAATCTCGTGGTCTCTTTGGAGGACTCTAAAACATCAGTATTGGAAAGTCTTCTCTCTGGAGAAGACTGGGTGGAGGAAATTGGCAGGTGATCTAAGGGTCCTCACAGAGGTTTTCATGCAGTCCCCctcttttcattcttctgtgaTGCCTGAATTGCCAGTTCCTAAGCCTTTCTGGGGTTCTGCAGTATGAATCATTTTGCTTTCATGGGCCTTCCCTCTGTTAGCGCTTGGTAATAAGCTCCCTTGAACTCTTCCATGTGccttctgttttccaaaaatttgttgttgcttttgtctGTTTCCCAGTTCTCTTTGCCCTTGggaattctttctttcccccctccctcccttcctttttccccttcctttttccccttccttttcccctcattTAGTATTTCAGATGGGACCACAAATAAGCACGTGTTCAATTTTTCATGTTTAACTGGAAGACCAACTGCAGAATCACCTTTCTCAAGCCAAATTATCCCCATTTCCTGTTGACACTCATGGCACAGCAAAATTTGCTACTTGCCATGCCACCAGATCTCCTTGACTATTTTAGTTGCTTATTTCCGGATGCTCTGCTGGTTCAGAGTActgtctttctgttctttttatttatttttatttatttttttaatttacatccaagttagcatataatgcaacaatgatttcaggagtagattccttaatgcccccttACCTGTGTAGCCCACAACCCCtacaggaaccctctgtttgttctccatatttgagtctcttatgtttttgtttccctccctggttttttttttttttttttaatgtttaccctgagacagagacagagcatgaatgggggagggtcagagagagacggagacacagaatcagaagcaggctccaggctctgagctgtcagcacagagcccaacgcggggctcgaactcaaggaccacgagatcatgacctgagctgaagtcggatgcttaaccaactgagccaccaaggcgcccctctccctccctgtttttatattatttttgcttcccttcccttatgctcatctctTTTGtgtcttaaaagtcctcatatgagtgaagtcatatgattttgtctttctctgactaattttgcttagcataataccctctagttctattcacgtagttgcgaatggcaagatttcattctttttgattgctgagtaatactccattgtatttatataccacatcttctttattcatctgtcgatggacatttgggctctttccatactttggctattgttgatagtgctgctataaacattggggtgcatgtgacacttcaaaacaacacacctgtattgtttggataaatacctagtagtgcaattggtgagtcatagggtagttctatttttaattttttgaggaacctccatattgttttccagggtggctgcaccagtttgtattcccacctgTCTTCTGTTCTCAATGTGGGAAAAAATATGGTTTTGTACAaagaatacattttcctttttgatttattGCCCTCTGATAAAATCCAGCATCTTTGCCGTGGAAGCCCAGTCCCAGAAGTCTACTGCATCCCAACAGGTATCTTCAGAGGGCAATGGCTTCCCCCATCTTGTCCTTCCCTTTCACCATTCTTTGTCCTCACAGGCAGAAGAGGTGATGAAGAAGAAACCTCGGGCCACTGTTGAGGTGAGCAGCAGGAAATGCCAACAATCCCTGGCAGAACTGGAGAGTGTCCTCAGCCACCTAGAGGGTCTCTTTGCCCGGACCCTAGTACCCCGAGTGCTAATCCTCCTTGGCGGCAGTGCCCTAAATCCCAAGGAGTTCTACGAGCTTGACTTGTCCCGGTTGGCCCCCAACAGCATGGACCAGAGCCTGAGCACAGCAGCTTGTTTGCGCCGTCTCTTCCGAGCCATTTTCATGGCTGATGCCTTCAGTGAGCTACAGGCTCCTCCACTCATGGGCACCATTGTCATGGCACAGGGGCACCGTGACTGTGGAGAAGATTGGTTTCAACCCAAGCTCAACTACCGAGTGCCTACCCGGGGTCACAAACTGACTGTGACCCTGTCCTGTGGCAGGCCCTCTATCCCAACCACAGCCTGGGAGGACTACGTTTGGTTCCAGGCACCAGTGACACTTAAAGGCTTCCATGAGTGAATGGGGGTGCTTCTTAATCATGAACACAATGGCTTCAGTTATCTTCCCCCCTCTGGCACCAGGTCACCCATCTTTTGCTTAGAGCTAGAGCTGTTTCCTGGTGAGAGGAATGTTCTGTTCTTCCGgctgcctctctcccttcctcagacTTCCTGGTGGGCTGATTGTATGGCTATGGCTGTCATAATTATCATTGAACAACATCTCTTTGAATCAAAGGTTGATTTTCCCAGAAGGTGCTGGGTGAGGCATTTCTGTTCAGGGATGGAAAACAAGTATGAGTCCATAGACAGACACTCTTAGGGAAGTGGCTTTTTGCTGGGGCCTTTCAGAATTTTTACCAGGGACATAatgaacttaaatgtaaaaatg
The sequence above is a segment of the Prionailurus bengalensis isolate Pbe53 chromosome B2, Fcat_Pben_1.1_paternal_pri, whole genome shotgun sequence genome. Coding sequences within it:
- the LOC122489559 gene encoding MAD2L1-binding protein isoform X3; the protein is MVPVVFPGPVSQEGCCRFTCELLKHIMYQRQQLPLPYEQLKHFYRKPSPQAEEVMKKKPRATVEVSSRKCQQSLAELESVLSHLEGLFARTLVPRVLILLGGSALNPKEFYELDLSRLAPNSMDQSLSTAACLRRLFRAIFMADAFSELQAPPLMGTIVMAQGHRDCGEDWFQPKLNYRVPTRGHKLTVTLSCGRPSIPTTAWEDYVWFQAPVTLKGFHE
- the LOC122489559 gene encoding MAD2L1-binding protein isoform X2, which gives rise to MAAPEPEVLCPATVPELEWYEKSEETHAPQIELLETTSAQEPSNLSEPFRPRDCMVPVVFPGPVSQEGCCRFTCELLKHIMYQRQQLPLPYEQLKHFYRKPSPQAEEVMKKKPRATVEVSSRKCQQSLAELESVLSHLEGLFARTLVPRVLILLGGSALNPKEFYELDLSRLAPNSMDQSLSTAACLRRLFRAIFMADAFSELQAPPLMGTIVMAQGHRDCGEDWFQPKLNYRVPTRGHKLTVTLSCGRPSIPTTAWEDYVWFQAPVTLKGFHE
- the LOC122489559 gene encoding MAD2L1-binding protein isoform X1, with the translated sequence MRRLTLAFKFFKCLPCSSAHLLELEWYEKSEETHAPQIELLETTSAQEPSNLSEPFRPRDCMVPVVFPGPVSQEGCCRFTCELLKHIMYQRQQLPLPYEQLKHFYRKPSPQAEEVMKKKPRATVEVSSRKCQQSLAELESVLSHLEGLFARTLVPRVLILLGGSALNPKEFYELDLSRLAPNSMDQSLSTAACLRRLFRAIFMADAFSELQAPPLMGTIVMAQGHRDCGEDWFQPKLNYRVPTRGHKLTVTLSCGRPSIPTTAWEDYVWFQAPVTLKGFHE